The Christiangramia forsetii KT0803 DNA segment AACTACATATCCCAAAGATTTTAAGGCTGATGTTGTTTGCTTCGGAATGGGAGCTGGCACAAGTTTTAATACTGTAAAAGCTTTAAAAGAATTATTGGAATTGATGGATAAGCCAGTGGTTATTGATGCGGATGGGCTTAATATACTTTCAGAAAATAATGATCTTTTAAAATTACTTCCTGAAAATTCAGTTTTAACCCCGCATCCCGGAGAATTAAAAAGACTGGTAGGAGCGTGGAAAGACGATTTTCACAAACTTGATTTGGTAAAAGAATTCAGCTCAAAATATAAGGTAATCGTGGTTATAAAGGGGGCTCATTCTTTAACTATAGATAGGGATAATGTATATGTTAATAATACAGGAAACCCCGGAATGGCTACAGCAGGAAGTGGAGATGTGCTTTCTGGAGTTATAACATCACTTATCGGGCAAGGATATGAACCTGTGAATGCTACGGTGCTTGGTATTTATCTCCATGGACTTTCTGGTGATATTTCGGCTGAAGAGCTTGGTTATGAAGGAGTATTAGCGGGGGATATTGCTAAAAATATTGGTAAGGCCCTGAGCAAAATTTTTGAAAAAGATGCAACCGAAAGTGACATAAATTAAGAATTGTTTAAAATTAACTGATATTGCTTCCTAATTATTTGGAATCTTATTTACGAAGTAAGATTTTAGCAGGCTATTAAAAACTAAGGAGAAATATGCAAGATCATCATTATATAAGTTCAGCAGTTTTAGATCTGGAAGTGATTCATGATATTCTTAAGAATCGAAAAAAACTGGCTCTAAGTGATGAATCCAGAGTAAATATTGAAAAATCCCGAACTTATTTAAATAACAAGATAAAAGCTAGCGATGCTCCGGTTTATGGTATTAATACGGGTTTTGGAGCTCTCTGCAATGTTAAAATCACTCCTGAAAAATTAACGGAATTACAGGAAAACCTGGTTAGATCCCATGCCTGTGGTACCGGGGACAGCGTTTCTAAACCTGTTATTAAATTGATGTTATTGCTCAAAATTCAGTCACTTAGCTATGGGAACTCGGGTGTTGCTTTAGAAACAGTTGAAAGACTTATAGATCTTTATAACAATGACTTTCTTCCTGTTATTTACGAACAGGGTTCTTTAGGAGCTTCCGGAGATCTTGCTCCATTAGCACATTTAGCATTGCCCTTGATTGGAGATGGGGAAGTTCATTTTGAAGATTCAGTGATTTCAGGAGCTGAATTGTTGGAAAAGATGAACTGGAATCCGGTGAAGCTACAGAGTAAAGAAGGTCTGGCTTTACTCAACGGAACTCAATTTATGAGTGCTCATGGCGTTTACGCTCTATTGAAAGCTTACAAACTTTCATATATGGCAGATCTTATAGGCGCGATTTCCGTAGATGCATTTGATTGCAATCTATCCCCTTATGATGAGCTGGTTCATATGGTAAGACCACATCGCGGACAGGTTAAAACGGCAGAGAGGATTAGACAATTTTTAAAAGGAAGCGAAATAGCAGAATCTGAAAAAGCCAGTGTTCAGGATCCTTACTCTTTTAGGTGTATACCGCAGGTACATGGAGCCTCAAAAGACACATTGTCTTTTGTACGAAAAACTATAAAAACGGAGATAAACTCTGTAACCGATAATCCTAATATTTTTATCGAGGAAGATAAGATCATCTCAGGAGGAAATTTTCACGGGCAACCTTTGGCTCTAGGGCTCGATTATCTTGCCATAGCTCTTTCTGAACTAGCGAATATTTCTGAACGTAGAATCTATCAGTTAGTTTCCGGACTAAGAGGGTTGCCTAACTTTCTAGTGGAAAACCCAGGTTTAAATAGTGGATTTATGATTCCTCAATATACAGCCGCCAGTATTGTAAGCCAGAATAAACAGCTTTCTACACCGGCATCAGTAGATTCGATTGTTTCTTCGAATGGGCAGGAAGATCATGTGAGTATGGGAGCAAATAGTGCTACCAAATTACTTAAAGTTGTCGAGAATCTTAATTCAGTACTGGCAATAGAATTGTTCAATGCTTCTCAGGCGATTCACTTTAGGGAACCGGCAAAGACTTCTGAAAAATTAGACAAGGTGATACAGAGTTTTAGAAAATCTGTTCCGGTACTCACTGAAGATAGGACAATGGCTCCTTTTATTAAAAAATCTAAAGTTTTTGTAGATGATTTTGAAGTGGAAGAATTTCTTGATTAAATTCTTGTTTTAATCCAAACTACAGCTTCTTCGAGTGTCCGAAAAACACTAAAGCAATTATTGTCTTTATAGAATTTTTTTTCAACTCCCTCAGCATTCTTCCGAGTCATTTCATTTTCACTAACTACGGCAATTGCTTTTAAGCTTGAGGTTTTTGCAGAATCTATATACACCATAGGATCTACCGCATAAGAATTGACTCTATGAGAAATATATCCGTAGTCTTTATTTTTGAAAATTTCTGCACCAAGTTTCAGCAGTCTTTTATTTGATTGTACGTTTAAAAGGATGCCTTCATCCAGTTTAGCAATTAATATATTTTCGTGGACATATAGTTTTCCAAAGTCTAATTCAATTTCTTTTGTTAGCATTATTGGTAGGGGCTGTTTTGTGCTAATTTAGGATTTTTGGATTAGCGTTGAAAGCATTTCAATAAAAAAGCCGCTTGGTTAAAAGCGGCTTTTATTAGTGTTTCATGTACCTTTCTGATATTCAATTCATATGAAATCTATAGAATTTTAATTTCACATAATTAAGATTCGGTTTCTTTTACAGATTTTTGAATATCAATTGTTAATTCATTCTTTTCTTCATCCAGATCCATTTGAATCTTATCGCCTTCTTTCAATTTAGAGGTGATAATTTCTTCAGCTAAGGCATCTTCAATATACTTCTGTATCGCACGATTTAAAGGACGTGCACCATACTGTTTATCGAAACCTTTTTCAGCAATAAAATCTTTAGCCTTATCTGAAAGAGTTAAATCGTAACCAAGACCATGAATTCTATCAAACAGTTTTTCCAGTTCAATATCTATGATCTTATGAATATCTTCCCTTTCCAGGCTATTAAAGATGACTACATCGTCAATACGGTTTAAAAATTCTGGAGCGAACGCTTTTTTCAATGCATTTTCAATTACACTTCTAGCATTATTATCTACCTGTGATTTTTGAGAAGCTGTACCAAATCCAACACCCTGTCCAAAATCTTTTAATTTTCTGGCTCCGATATTAGAGGTCATGATAATTATAGTATTTCTAAAGTCAATCTTTCTTCCTAGACTGTCAGTTAAATATCCATCATCAAGTACCTGAAGTAGCATATTAAAAACATCAGGGTGTGCTTTTTCAACTTCATCTAAAAGAACAACGGCATAAGGCTTCCTTCTAACTTTTTCAGTAAGTTGACCACCTTCTTCGTATCCAACATATCCCGGAGGAGCACCAATTAACCTGGAGATTGCAAATTTCTCCATATACTCACTCATGTCTATACGAATAAGCGCATCATCATTATCAAATAATTCCCTGGCTAAAACTTTAGCTAACTGGGTTTTTCCAACACCGGTTTGACCGAGGAAAATAAAGGAACCAATCGGCTTGTTTGGATCTTTTAGTCCTGCACGATTACGTTGAATAGCCTTTACAACTTTCCCAACGGCTTCATCCTGACCAATCACTTTTCCTTTGATCTTTGTAGGAAGCTTCACCAGTTTGTTACTTTCAGTTTGGGCGATTCTATTAACAGGAATTCCTGTCATCATGGAAACCACATCAGCTACACTTTCTTCTGAAACTGTTTCTTTATGCTTCTTTGTTTCTTCTTCCCATTTTTCCTGAGCAATGCTAAGTTCTTTTTCAAGGTTCTTTTCATCATCTCTCAGCTTTGCAGCCTCTTCATATTTCTGCTTCTTGACCACTGAATTCTTACTATCCCGAACTTCTTCAAGTTTCCTTTCTAGTTCAAGAATTTGTTTTGGAACATCAATGTTTATGATATGAACTCTAGATCCCGCTTCATCTAAGGCATCAATAGCTTTATCTGGAAGAAATCTATCTGTCATGTATCTGTTAGTAAGTTTTACACAGGCCTGAATCGCTTCATCTGTATAAGATACGTTATGATGTTCTTCATATTTATCCTTAATATTGTTAAGAATCTCAATAGTTTCTTCTACAGTGGTAGGCTCCACGATAACTTTCTGGAACCTTCTTTCTAACGCACCATCTTTTTCTATGTATTGTCTATACTCATCCAGAGTAGTAGCTCCTATACATTGAATCTCACCCCTTGCTAAAGCCGGTTTAAACATGTTGCTGGCATCAAGACTTCCTGTAGCGCCACCTGCACCTACAATTGTATGAATTTCGTCTATAAAAAGGATGATATCATCATTCTTTTCAAGCTCATTCATAACAGCCTTTATACGTTCTTCAAATTGACCTCGATATTTGGTACCTGCAACAAGGCTTGCCAAATCAAGAGTAACAACTCTTTTGTCGAATAGGATCCTGGAGACTTTACGTTTTACAATTCTAAGCGCAAGTCCTTCTGCTATTGCAGATTTACCAACTCCCGGCTCTCCAATTAAAAGAGGGTTATTCTTTTTTCTTCTACTTAATATTTGCGAAACCCGTTCAATTTCTTTTTCTCTTCCAACTACAGGATCCAGTTTATCGGCTTCGGCTAGTGCAGTAAGATCTCTACCAAAATTATCTAAAACAGGAGTTTTGGATTTTTTAGAAGGTTTACCAGTAGTTCCACCACCACTAAAGGGGTTTTCTCTAGTTGTTTCGTCACCATCATCATCTGAAAATGATTCCGCAGAAGGGCTATCAGTAAAATCACCTTCATCACTTGCGATCATGTATTTAAATTGATCTTTTACACCGTCGTAGTCTATTTTCAATTTATTCAGGAGTTTAGTTGTCGGGTCATTTTCATTTCTTAAAATGCACAACAAAAGGTGAGCGGTATTTATTGACGAACTCTGGAAAAGTTTAGCTTCCAGAAATGTTGTTTTTAAAGCACGTTCAGCCTGTCTTGTTAAATGCAGGTTTTTCTTCTCGTTATTTATAGTAACGGTATTGGGATTAGCAGGGCTTAGAATTTCTACTTTACGTCTTAAATGACTTAAGTCTATATCAAGTGCACTTAGTATTTCTATAGCTTTACCATCTCCATCTCTCAGTAAACCAAGCATAAGATGCTCTGTCCCGATAAAATCGTGGCCAAGTCTTAGTGCTTCCTCTTTACTGTAAGCAATAACATCTTTTACTCTTGGTGAAAAATTATCATCCATTTTATCTTCCTTTCTCAAAATTTATTTCACTCGAATTTGGTCAAAAACTGTACCTAATAGGGAGTTAGTAGCTAATTGACAAAATTACTTTCAATTTTCAAAGTGAAAAATAATGAACTTATTAACTATATCACGATAAAAATTTGTTAATAAAAAGAAGTCTATCCTAGTCTTCAATGCCCATAAAAATTGATAAAATATGTAAATTGCCCCTTAGATTTTTTGAGATAAATTAAATTTTTAAATATGGCTGAAGGAGAAAAGCTTATTCCTATCAACATTGAAGATGAAATGAAGTCGGCCTACATCGATTATTCGATGTCGGTCATTGTGTCACGTGCTCTACCAGATGTGCGGGATGGATTAAAACCAGTGCACAGAAGAGTATTGTACGGTATGTACGAGCTTGGAGTTCTTTCAAACAGAGCCTATAAAAAATCTGCAAGAATTGTAGGAGAGGTATTAGGTAAGTTTCATCCACACGGTGATTCATCTGTTTACGATACCATGGTAAGGATGGCACAACACTGGAGCATGAGATATATGCTCGTGGACGGTCAGGGTAACTTTGGATCTGTAGATGGAGATAGTCCCGCTGCCATGCGTTATACAGAAGCACGTATGCGTAAAATCAGTGAAGATATGCTTGCTGATTTAGATAAAGAAACCGTTGATACCCAATTAAACTTTGATGATTCATTAAGCGAACCTGTTGTAATGCCTACAAGAGTTCCTAACCTTTTGGTTAATGGAGCAAGTGGTATTGCTGTGGGTATGGCAACCAATATGCCGCCTCACAATCTAACAGAGGTGATTGATGGTACTATCGCTTATATCGAAAATCATGATATCGATATTGATGAGCTTATTCAATATATCAAAGCTCCAGATTTTCCAACAGGTGGTATTATTTATGGATATGATGGTGTAAGAGAAGCTTTCAAAACCGGGCGAGGTCGCGTTGTAATGCGCGCAAAATCCCATATGGAAGAAATCGGTGGAAGGGAATACCTTGTTGTTACAGAAATTCCATATCAGGTTAATAAAGCCGATATGATCAAGAAAACAGCAGATCTTGTAAACGATAAAAAAATCGAAGGTATAAGTCTTATTAGAGATGAATCCGACCGTAATGGAATGCGTGTCGTTTATCAATTGAAAAGAGACGCTATACCTAATATAGTTTTAAATACATTATTTAAGCATACCGCGCTTCAATCTTCTTTTAGTGTAAATAATATTGCACTGGTTAATGGAAGACCTGAAATGCTTAATCTTAAAGATCTTATTTATCATTTTGTAGAGCATAGACATGATGTGGTTGTTCGCAGAACAGAATACGAATTAAGGAAAGCAAAAGAGCGTGCTCATATCCTTGAAGGATTAATTATTGCTTCAGATAATATAGATGAAGTAATAGCCCTTATTAGAGCCTCTTCTAATGCTGAGGAAGCCCGAAATAAATTAATTGAGCGATTTGAACTTTCAGAAATTCAGGCGAAAGCGATCGTTGAAATGAGATTGAGACAACTTACCGGTCTTGAGCAGGATAAATTAAGAGGTGAGTACGATGAAATTTTAAATACCATAGAAGACTTGGAGGTTATTCTTGCTCGAAAAGAGCGCAGAATGCAGGTTATAAAAGATGAACTTTTAGAGGTTAAGGAGAAGTACGGGGATGAAAGACGTTCTCAGATAGAATACGCAGGAGGAGATCTTAGTATTGAAGATATGATTCCAGATGAGAAAGTAGTAATTACTATCTCACATGCCGGTTATATCAAAAGAACATCTTTAAGCGAATATAAAACGCAGAATAGAGGAGGAGTAGGACAAAAAGGATCTAACACTAGAAATGAAGATTTCCTTGAATACTTGTTTGTTGGTACAAACCACCAGTATATGCTATTCTTTACCCAGAACGGTAAATGTTACTGGATGAGGGTTTATGAAATACCAGAAGGAAGTAAGGCTTCTAAAGGTAGAGCTATTCAAAATCTTATTAATATTGATCCTGAAGACAAAGTGAATGCCTTTATATGTACTCAGGATCTTAAAGATGAGAAATATGTAAATGATCATTTTGTGATCATGGCCACTAAAAAAGGTCAGGTTAAGAAAACCAGACTGGAGAAATATTCTCGTCCCAGAACAAATGGAATTAACGCTATTACCATTAAAGAAGGAGACGAATTACTAGAAGCAAAATTAACTACTGGAAACAGTCAGGTGATGCTTGGTTTGAGAAGTGGAAAGGCTATAAGGTTTGAAGAATCGAAAACAAGGCCTATGGGAAGAAATGCTTCCGGTGTGCGAGGAATCACTTTAGCCGATGATAAAGATGAAGTTGTAGGTATGATCGCCGTAAATGATTTTGAGTCAGACATTCTTGTTGTTTCTGAAAATGGGTATGGTAAAAGATCCAGTCTGGAAGACTATCGTATCACCAATCGAGGTGGTAAGGGAGTTAAAACGATTTCTGTTACCGAAAAAACAGGACAACTTGTCGCAATCAAGAATGTTTCAGATATAGATGACCTTATGATCATTAACAAATCTGGAATCGTGATTCGCATGGCTGTAGAAGATTTACGCGTAATGGGTCGTGCAACGCAAGGGGTTAGACTAATCAATCTAAAAGGTAATGACGCCATTGCTGCTGTAGCAAAAGTCTTGCATGATGAAGATGATCTGGACAGTATGGAAGATGCTGAAAAGCCTGTAGGTAGTGATGACCCAGCGAATGGCACAACTATTGCAGATGATAGTGAGGAATAAAAACTTAAAAACCAAAACAATGAAAACTAATATTTTGACAGCAGCGGCAGTGTCATTTCTAACCATGACAACGTTCGCTCAAAAAGATCAAGTAAAAAATGCTGAAGATGCACTTGATGATGGTAATTATGCAGAAGCTAAAGCTCAGTTAAAAGTCGCAGAAGCTAATCTTTCTGGACTTAATGATAAGTGGCAGGAAAATTTTTATCTATATAAAGGTAAAGCTTATTCGGGAGGTAATCCTACTGCCGAAGATATGAAGATGGCTGCTGAAGCTTTTCAGAAAGCTGTGGATATGGGAAGCGATGAGGCTACAGAAGGATTAACAGCGCTCAAGAACAATTTGATCCAGAGTGCAATTTCAGACCAGAACAAAGAAGATTTTGAAGCTGCTGCAGATAAACTGTATACAAGCTATGATCTAAGTAAACAAGATACAATCTATCTTTACTATGCTGCTAACAATCTAGTACAGGCGCAGAAGTATGATAAAGCAGCTAATTACCTTGAAATGCTAAACGAACTTGATTATGATGGTTCTGGAGAGGCATTTACTGCAGTAAATGTTGAAACAGGAGAAAGAGAGAACTTAGGTTCTAAACAGCAAATGGATCTTATGATCAAAACTAATCAATATAAAGAACCAGAAGTTGAAAAGATCCCTTCTAAAAAAGGTGAAATAGCAGCATTAATCGCCAGAATATATATCAATCAGGAAAAATATGATAAAGCAATAGCAGCAATGGATAAAGCCAAGGCTACTAATCCAGATGATATGGGTCTTTTACAGGCAGAGGCTAATATGTACTACCAAATGGGAGAAAAAGATAAGGCTAGAGAAATTTTGGAAGAGGTAGCAGCTAATGATCCTTCAGATCCGGCAACTTTTAACAATATTGGACTTATGTATGCTGAAATTGAAGATACTGAAAAAGCCATTGAGTTTTATAAAAAAGCCCTGGATGCAGATTCTGAGTTTAACGAGGCTAGAATAAATTTAATTGCAGCTAAACTTAGCAAAGAAAGAAGTATCATAGACGAGATGAACGGTCTTGGAATGAGTAAGAAAGACAATGCACGTTATGACGAGTTGGATGCTGAAAGAAAAGAGCTTTATAAAGAAGTTTTGCCGTTTCTTGAAAAAGCAATGGAAGTAGATCCAGAGAATACAGATATCGTTAAAACAGCTATGAATCTTTATACTAACCTGGGAAATCAGGAAAAAGCTGACGAACTAAAAGCTAAACTATAATTTATAGCGATAGCCATTATAACTAAAAAAAGAGCCACTGAAATTCAGTGGCTCTTTTTTTTATAAACTTTTTATTTGCTTAAATAATCTTCTTAATTACCCTCAGCTTATGAGTATGTTTTTTTAATTCAGCATTGAATATACCTGAATGGTCTATACGATCTATTCTTACCTTTCCGTCTACATGAATGATGTAATTATCTTTCATCATCAAGCCAACATGATTAATGATTCCTTCGTTATCATCAAAAAATGCCAGGTCGCCGGGTTCACTTTCTTCAATAAAGCTTAAAGCCTCTCCCTGTTTTGATTGTTCTGCTGCAGTTCTTTTAATTTGATACCCATTCAATTTATAAACTGTTTGGGTAAAACCACTGCAGTCTATTCCAAAAGGAGTTTTTCCTCCACAAATATGAGGAGAGTTTAAATAAAGAATTGCAGTATTTATAAGGTTTCCCTTATTGACTTGAACAGGTTTTGCAATTTCGCCCTCAAATTTGTGACCTAAAATTTTGGTGAAATTAATTACAGATCCTAATGGGATAGGCATTAGTAAACCTTTATCATCTGTGATATATTCAATAAGATCAGAAGAAAGCTGAATATCATCCTCGTTTAGAGAATAATATTCAGATTCTTCTATTATTGTATACTGCTTCTTATCTATCCAGGCTTCAAAACCATCAAAAACATTTCGAATTCTGCTCCAATGAGCACGTTCTTCCAAAACCTTAAAATACTCTCCATATAATAGCTGAGAGGTCATTTCACTTTCGTGAGATGCAGAAGCCCTAAGCGGTACAATACTTAAATGGCAAATTCCGTATTGCATTAATTATTTATTAATCAATTTTAGGAATTACGTTCAATTACCATTGCTGAAGCACCACCACCACCATTACAAATAGCAGCTGCTCCTAGTTTTCCATTATTTTGTTCCAGTACATTTAGTAAAGTGATAAGGATTCTTACACCACTGCATCCAAGTGGGTGACCTAAGGAAACGGCTCCACCATTTACATTAGTATTCTTATCATTTAAACCTAGAATCTTCATATTCGCAAGACCAACTACAGAGAAAGCTTCGTTAAACTCAAAGAAATCTACTTCGTCCATTTTTATTCCCGCTTTATCTATAGCTTTCGGAAGTGCTTTTGATGGGGCTGTAGTAAACCATTTTGGTTCCGTTGCCGCATCTGCAAAGCTTTTAATTGTCGCCAATGGTTTTAAACCTAATTCTTCTGCTTTCTCCCTGCTCATTAAAATCACTGTTCCGGCTCCATCATTAATAGTAGAAGCGTTTGCAGCGGTTACAGTTCCTTCTTTAGAAAATGCCGGTCTAAGAGAAGTGATTTTATCCATCCTAACATTCTTAAACTCCTCATCTTCTTTTACTATTAAAGGATCTCCTTTTCTCTGCGGAACTTCAACAGGCACAACTTCATTATCGAATTTACCTTCTTTCCACGCTTTTGCAGATCTTTCATAAGATTGGATTGCAAATTTATCCTGGTCTTCTCTGGAGAAATTATGTTCAGAAGCACAAAGATCAGCACAAACACCCATAGCATTATGGTCATAAGCATCTACCAATCCATCTTTTTGCATTCCGTCCTCAAGAGTAGCCGGTCCAAATTTCTTTCCGTTTCTCATATGAACATAATGAGGAATAAGGCTCATATTTTCCATTCCACCTGCCACTACAATAGAAGTGTCACCTAACATAATTGATTGTGCTCCCTGCATCACAGCCTTCATTCCACTGGCACAAACTTTATTTATGGTAGTACAAGGAACCGTATTTGGAATTCCAGCACCAAGAGAAGCTTGTCTTGCCGGAGCCTGACCAACACCAGCCTGCACAACATTACCCATCAAAACTTCTTCTACCATTTCTGGTTTTAGATTAATCTTTTCTAGTGCCCCTTTAATGGCAATAGATCCTAATTTCGTTGCTGGAATGCTTGATAAACTACCAAGAAAACTTCCTATTGGAGTTCTCGCAGCGCTTACTATTACTACTTCTTTATTCATGTTGTAAGTTTAATTAATTCAAGAGTTGCGAAGTTAGTGATTTTATAAGGAATTAAATAACCTAAGCTTATTCAGACCTATTTTTACTACATTTGAGCATTACCTGAATATCTATGAGCGATTTCGTTAATAAGCTATACAAAAATCAGGCGCTTTTTTATAAAGTTTTCCTGTTTGTGCTTACCTCAGTATTAATCGTTTACCTTCTTCCGAAAGGTGGTAAATTTAAGTATGATATCCCAAAGGGGAAGCCATGGCAATATGAGAATCTTTATGCTCCTTTCGATTTTGCTATTTTAAAGACAGATGAAGAAGTTTCTGCAGAAAGGCAGGATATAACCAAATCACATATTCCTTACTATAGCTTTGACACTGAAAAACCCGCAAGAGTTAATAAGGACGCCTTAGCAGAAGTTAACAATGTGTTTCCCGACACAGTTCTTAGTGTGTATGAGACCATCATTGATGATTTCGTCACAAAAACCGTTGATGATATTTATGAATTTGGTTTACTACAGGAAAGTGATCGTTTAAATCCAGATCAACTCGTCTATTTGCTTAAAGGTAATGAGGCTTCTGAAGTTGCTTACAGAAGAATTTTAAAACAAAGCCAAATAAGAGGATTTTTAAGTGAAGAAATTTCTAATGCAGGATTTTCTTCGTTTAGAACTGAACTATTGGAAGTTTTCTTTAATTCGGTAGAGCCCAACGTAAGTTTCAACAATCAACTCACCCAAAAAGAACTTGAAAGCAAGCTTAATAATATTTCCTATACCCGAGGAATTATTGAGCAGGGTAGTAGGATCATTGCCAAAGGAGAGGTTGTAGAGGGGAATAAATATAACATTCTTAGATCTTTAAAAGCCGAATATGAATCTCAGGTTTGGAGTAAAACCAATTATAACTGGATTATTGTTGGCTATAGCACACTAGTGGCCCTGGCCTTACTTATGTTATTGCTTTTTATGAGAAAGTACCGCATGAGCATCTTTGAGAATAATGTAAAGGTGACATTTATTTTCTTCAATATTATATTTATGGTCATGCTTACTACACTCGCAGTAAGTTTTAATATAGACTATGTGTATGTTGTTCCTTTGTGTATACTGCCACTTACCTTAAAAGCATTTTTTGATGCCAGGTTGGGGCTTTTCACACACGTGATCACCGTATTACTTTTAGGATTCATAGTTCCCAATAGTTATGAATATATGTTCCTTCAAATTATTGCGGGAATTGTTACTATTCTTACTGTAAGTGAATTATATAAAAGGGCTAATTTATTTATTTCAGTAGGGCAAATCACGCTGGTTTATATCATTGCCTATTTTGCTTTTACAGTTATTCAGGAAGGTAATATTGACGATATGAAGCCCGAAGTCTTCCTTACATTCTTACTTGGAGGTCTGGCTACATTATTTGTTCAGCCATTGATCTATGTCTATGAAAAAATATTTGGGATGGTAAGCGACATGTCTTTGCTGGAGCTTTCAGATACAAATTCCAAATTATTAAAAGAACTGGCAGAGAAAGCTCCGGGAACTTTTCATCATAGTTTAAATGTCGCAAATCTGGCAGAAGCAGCTGCTAA contains these protein-coding regions:
- a CDS encoding acetyl-CoA C-acyltransferase; its protein translation is MNKEVVIVSAARTPIGSFLGSLSSIPATKLGSIAIKGALEKINLKPEMVEEVLMGNVVQAGVGQAPARQASLGAGIPNTVPCTTINKVCASGMKAVMQGAQSIMLGDTSIVVAGGMENMSLIPHYVHMRNGKKFGPATLEDGMQKDGLVDAYDHNAMGVCADLCASEHNFSREDQDKFAIQSYERSAKAWKEGKFDNEVVPVEVPQRKGDPLIVKEDEEFKNVRMDKITSLRPAFSKEGTVTAANASTINDGAGTVILMSREKAEELGLKPLATIKSFADAATEPKWFTTAPSKALPKAIDKAGIKMDEVDFFEFNEAFSVVGLANMKILGLNDKNTNVNGGAVSLGHPLGCSGVRILITLLNVLEQNNGKLGAAAICNGGGGASAMVIERNS
- a CDS encoding HD family phosphohydrolase is translated as MSDFVNKLYKNQALFYKVFLFVLTSVLIVYLLPKGGKFKYDIPKGKPWQYENLYAPFDFAILKTDEEVSAERQDITKSHIPYYSFDTEKPARVNKDALAEVNNVFPDTVLSVYETIIDDFVTKTVDDIYEFGLLQESDRLNPDQLVYLLKGNEASEVAYRRILKQSQIRGFLSEEISNAGFSSFRTELLEVFFNSVEPNVSFNNQLTQKELESKLNNISYTRGIIEQGSRIIAKGEVVEGNKYNILRSLKAEYESQVWSKTNYNWIIVGYSTLVALALLMLLLFMRKYRMSIFENNVKVTFIFFNIIFMVMLTTLAVSFNIDYVYVVPLCILPLTLKAFFDARLGLFTHVITVLLLGFIVPNSYEYMFLQIIAGIVTILTVSELYKRANLFISVGQITLVYIIAYFAFTVIQEGNIDDMKPEVFLTFLLGGLATLFVQPLIYVYEKIFGMVSDMSLLELSDTNSKLLKELAEKAPGTFHHSLNVANLAEAAANEINANAMLARVGALYHDIGKMYNPTYFTENQTTSVNSHDELSPRESAQIIIEHVIKGIEIAKKNNLPDRVIDFIRTHHGTSTVYYFYMKEKEANENTSSEDFRYPGPIPFSKETAILMMCDSVEAASKSLKEPTAVLIDNFVEKIIDKQMEEGQFLNSNITFKEIQMVKKILKRKLKNIYHLRIEYPE